One part of the Odontesthes bonariensis isolate fOdoBon6 chromosome 15, fOdoBon6.hap1, whole genome shotgun sequence genome encodes these proteins:
- the LOC142400897 gene encoding uncharacterized protein LOC142400897, giving the protein MPSLHHGAIFVGAFLIVTGGSTAFLASYQSRLQAFSLCCVVLGVVMLILGLFWAMNSKSAVNYNHQEFDPECPHYPYDYTNYPSHALFSPPGNHFPESQSGFLPRTMERHRREDFDYPPMDSGGFSPTPHPPPWLGPPPPYEVAIKTTCSSTHLRRAYSDTHLATEPLFGQSREISFEV; this is encoded by the exons ATGCCTTCCCTGCACCATGGAGCAATCTTCGTCGGAGCCTTCCTCATTGTGACTGGGGGATCCACAGCTTTCTTGGCATCGTACCAGAGCCGCCTGCAGGCTTTCTCCCTCTGCTGCGTGGTGCTGGGGGTGGTCATGCTTATCCTCGGGCTTTTTTGGGCTATGAACAGCAAAAGTGCCGTAAACTACAACCACCAGGAGTTTGACCCAGAGTGCCCCCATTACCCATACGACTACACCAACTACCCGAGCCATGCCCTTTTCTCTCCCCCAGGAAACCACTTCCCAGAGTCCCAGTCAGGATTTCTCCCCAG GACAATGGAACGCCACAGGCGTGAAGATTTTGACTACCCTCCCATGGACTCTGGTGGTTTTAGTCCAACGCCTCACCCTCCACCATGGCTGGGACCCCCGCCTCCCTATGAGGTAGCCATCAAGACAACATGCAGCTCTACACACCTGCGGCGTGCATACTCAGATACGCACCTGGCAACAGAGCCCCTGTTTGGACAGTCGAGAGAGATCAGCTTTGAGGTGTGA